One genomic region from Rubinisphaera margarita encodes:
- a CDS encoding serine/threonine-protein kinase translates to MPSLWIWPFELMEKIGEGGMGVVYKARYVKDDRLFAVKLIPTEITNPTLLARFEREISVLKTLRHPNIVRAFGGVCEDKQRFYAMELVDGGTLWDKIQNAGYLEWQKVTDYGQQMCAALAYAHSKKIVHRDVKPNNFLITKAGQVKLSDFGLVSVMSEARLTADGRTMGTVQYMSPEQIRGKPPLTHASDLYSLGCVFYEMLTGNPPFEYDNPATTMHAHLGEQVKPISSVNKDVPRELDRLVMQLLEKKIDDRPESALEVAERLSRIRLSPQLIDTTASSTSAVKMTPDAADLIEPEQLSTVYAVFEKTLKVFWVALCASFLLMAAVWTVSLFQSDPGTELWIETFQTHSDQRVREAAAFSLMKLSENDRDLQDLLMEAAEDTSNPVGVRTAALNALASQQEAIGRFHSRLNRLAKSDKEEAVRVAAAAGLQPLR, encoded by the coding sequence ATGCCGAGTCTGTGGATCTGGCCCTTTGAGCTGATGGAGAAAATCGGCGAAGGGGGAATGGGTGTCGTCTACAAAGCACGCTACGTCAAAGACGATCGCCTGTTCGCAGTTAAACTGATTCCGACGGAGATCACCAATCCCACACTGCTGGCCCGGTTCGAACGGGAGATCAGCGTTCTTAAAACGCTGCGCCATCCAAACATCGTGCGTGCCTTCGGCGGCGTGTGCGAAGACAAGCAGCGTTTCTACGCGATGGAACTCGTCGACGGGGGAACGCTCTGGGACAAGATCCAGAACGCAGGTTACCTCGAATGGCAGAAGGTGACCGACTACGGCCAGCAGATGTGTGCTGCTCTTGCTTATGCTCACAGCAAGAAGATTGTGCATCGCGATGTGAAGCCGAACAACTTTCTCATCACCAAAGCGGGACAGGTCAAACTCAGTGACTTCGGGCTGGTGAGCGTGATGTCGGAAGCCCGCCTGACCGCCGATGGCCGCACGATGGGAACCGTGCAGTACATGTCGCCCGAACAGATTCGGGGCAAGCCTCCGCTGACTCACGCCAGCGATCTGTATTCACTCGGCTGCGTTTTCTACGAGATGTTGACCGGGAATCCTCCGTTTGAGTACGACAACCCGGCCACGACCATGCATGCCCATCTCGGTGAGCAGGTCAAGCCGATTTCGAGCGTGAACAAGGATGTTCCCAGGGAACTCGATCGTCTGGTGATGCAGTTGCTGGAGAAGAAGATCGACGACCGTCCGGAATCGGCTCTCGAAGTCGCCGAGCGGCTCTCGCGGATTCGTCTTTCGCCGCAGTTGATCGATACGACAGCCTCAAGCACTTCGGCTGTCAAGATGACGCCGGATGCCGCGGATCTGATCGAGCCCGAGCAACTCTCGACCGTCTACGCGGTCTTCGAGAAAACGCTGAAGGTTTTCTGGGTCGCTCTCTGTGCGTCGTTTCTGCTGATGGCCGCGGTCTGGACCGTTTCCCTGTTCCAGTCCGATCCGGGGACCGAGCTCTGGATCGAAACGTTCCAGACGCATTCTGACCAAAGAGTCCGGGAAGCCGCCGCGTTCTCGTTGATGAAACTTTCAGAAAACGATCGGGATCTGCAGGACTTGCTGATGGAAGCCGCCGAGGATACGTCTAATCCGGTCGGAGTTCGCACCGCTGCGCTCAATGCTCTGGCGAGTCAGCAGGAGGCGATCGGCCGCTTCCATTCCCGCCTCAACAGGCTGGCCAAGTCGGACAAGGAAGAAGCTGTCCGCGTGGCCGCCGCCGCTGGGCTCCAGCCGCTTCGCTGA